atgataaaccacttctgagtactcgtAGGAAATCCTGGTAAGGTTTTTATaagccagaatcaacttgatggaacataataataatttttaaaaaaatgagtgctGAAAGATATACAGCGTAACATAAAATGTAGTGGCTGGATCAGGTACCAAGAGCAGGTTATACAGCACCAGCTCTTAAATGGGTAGGAGAAAGATGATTTTCCAAATGATGTTGGACTTTACTCCCTATCAGCCCCAGGGAGTGTGACCAATGGTAAGGGATCACTCTTTGTTATAAATTATGAAGTCTTGAAAATGGttgcaaagcgtgctgcttatatactgccctataatgcttaaagcactctgtggacagtttataatttaattgtgcaggccacacattgcccatcCCAgtgcgagctgggtactcaaattTACTGGCTTCAGAAGGATTGAAGGATAaatgaacctcgagccagctacccgagtctgggatcgaactcagattgtgagcagagtcttcattgcagtttaaccactgcaccatgaagttCTGAGTAGTCATCTTTTGTCACCTGATGAGTAATTTTGAGTTCTTTGTGCAGAACACTGAAGTGCACTGTGGAAAAGAATTCACATTTCACACTGAATTGCAGAAATTTGATATAAAGTATTAAGATGGTAAAAAGTCCATATTTCATTTTGATTCTTGTCAAGAATATAGCCACCACAATTGGCCTTCTGCATGAGAAGGACTTCAGGGATGATACTCCTTTGCAATATGCCACTCACCATCTTAGGGCGCATCTGGTATGCTGTGTGATTCTAGCTGGGTCTGAGAACAATACATATTGACCAAAACTGTGATAGAGGGCTATCGCTGCACCTCGCTTTTACGCCTGAACTGGGCTGTCAGAATCCCAACATTCTAGCCCAGTcaggaaaagttactctttttttggattgcaacttgCTGATTCCCAGCTAGCATAGCTGCTTTTGACCCTTTACAAACTTTGCTGTACGCAGGGTCAAGATAGTCATCCGCTAAGTGAAATAAACTAGTAAAATGTTTTAACGTATATTCTCTGTTCCCAGAACCCTGTACACAAGAAGTCaggtctacagtgatttcttgagGCACTCCACCAAACCATCACACCACTtgtgttacaccagcataacaaCACGAGGTTTATGGCCAACACCACCGGTATTTGCAAACACCGACCATCTGGCTCAGGTGAAAAGCAGCCCAATATTTGTCTAAGTCACCATAGATTTGTGAAAATTGAGTAAAGAGCATGGATGCAACTTCCTTAAGGTAAGCTGTGTGCCTAGAGAGAAGTCCTTGCCTTCTCCTGTACCTCTTTTTACCATGCGGTGACAGCCTTGGACACATCTTTACATCTGCTCACAATGGTGTAGCTAGAAAGATTCAGGGCCTGGCCTTACTAAAGGGGTGATGTGCACATTCATCCTTGTACATTACTTCGAAAGCTCATAACATTGGAATTGAGCTTGAGAAAGTCACTCTATcgctacagttctcagaatctcccagtcagttgtgaaaattgttcaaaaacaattatttttccaaactctgcagtgGACATTAATTATCCATGTCGCATCCTGTGGTTGAAACAGTTACAGAGGTTTACTGTGACTCTGGCGTTCTAGATAGGTACCCCACCCCACAATATCTGAGATttccaaatgatttttaaaatgaggatacTGCAGCAAGAAGATGTTGGCCCAGTGGACCCCAGGACCAGGTGCTAGACTTGCTTGCTGCTGGCTTTACCACATATTTTTGGAACGGGAAGCAAGGAGAGGATCTGGGGCGAAAGATCCAGCCCTAAGTGGGCCATTGCACAGAGTCCAATTCGTGCTTAGAGTGCTGCCAACTGCATCCTAAGTGCCTTTTCTAAGGAACCGTCTCAACTAAtcgttttttttcccttcagttctAGGAAAGTGTGTTTGAGAAGGACTATAGTAATATGGTTGGTGAGGAAAAGACAGCAGGGAGCAGTCAAGGGGATTTCACAGAAGAAAGTGGTACCACAAAAGGAACGTGACAGTAGGGTGCCAAGCTCTTACTGGGATGTGCAAGAAAGGTACAGTATTAAGGTGTTTTTGATCCCATTCACAAGTTACTCAACCACACATCTTTTTAACAGGATTATGAAGGAGGCAATACAGATGGAAGGCAGTGACTGCAAGAGGCACTGAGGCAGCTGGCCTACAACCCACCGTATTGTACAACCGTCTACCCAAAGCCATCCGACCAGCAGGGATATATGCTGGCCAGCTGGCCTACCCCTGGCTTGAGTTCATGGCTCTCCCCACTCTGAGCCCTGGTCTTCTTAGCAACATGCTATTAGGCATCAGCACGGAAGATCTCTGCCCACCTAAAGGCTGTAGGCTGCTTCAGCAGACTAATTGACCAGCCTGGTTTGGAATTAACAGCTTTTGCTCATAATCACCTCAGCTAAACGCTGCCAAGCAGAGAGATGGGCAACATACAAATTGCTCAGTAAACTGTGCTCTACCAAGTGGTTGTCCTGGGGGACCTCTCCCAGCACAAACAAACCTGCCACACTCAGAGGAGCCACTCAACCGCACCTCCCTTGGAGCTAAAACCTGTACAAGCCAATTACTGTTCCCTTTCCAGCTGCTGCAGGAACAGCACTGAGCTTGCCTGCAGCTCAGACGGAGAAGGGCGGGGTTCTGCGTGGTGCATGGGCAGAGACACTAGGGGACTGAAATACAAAACATATTAAAGCCGTCTGCCCTGCCACCAAAAAGCCCAGGAACTGCTGTTGTGCTAATTCCCTGCCAAGAGGCAAAAGGGGGCGCCTTGATAGCCTCACATCCTTGTTAATCAAGCTAACAAAAGCAGGCTAAAAGCTTTAAGAAAGAGCAACGTACAATGTGGGAAGAAGCAATTGCGAGAACCAGCATGTCAGCACACCACTTGTTGTCATCTGCAGCCATTTAAAGCAGTCAATGGAAAGCCTTGAATTCTGCAATACACAATGCTCAACATTCCTTTGGCTTGAACTGCAGCCTGTTTTACAAACCATTTGGGGGGAGAATAGCACAATTTGTAATTATTAGACATGCAACACTTAAGTGGATGGAGTAGAGGAACCACGAGATCTGAAGTTCTAGtacagcgatggcaaacctatgccACGCTTGGCACAGCTGGCCCACAGAACTCTTTCTGCAGGCACGCGAGACACAAGTcactggatcgctactcccccccccagccaaacctcaggaggcggctaCAGCCGCAGTGCTGTTGCTTCTacaggcagcgggccaggatccggagcagctggcgctggtggcggatccagagtggggtcttgaggcacctccgtgcccgggattcccccttccactgccacttccagttctgccccATTCCACCACCGCCTGctgggtttgtttttctttccctctttcagtttgggcactcgggctcaaaaaggttcgccaccactgttCTCGAACATGGGTTCCCAACCTGTGGGTTGTGACCACCAAGGGGATCATAAAGTGTTTTGGAGGGTATTGTCAGGCTTCAACCAACTTGGGATTTCTATCCACATGCTTATGATGAAGCTAACGGGTTTCTAGTTGTACTTCACTTTCTCAGCAAGGGTTAATGGCACTGAGTTGAGTTCTTagagaggaagggaggcaggGGTGCAGGACAGGGTGTGCAGTCAAAAAGGTCCCttcttgtctctctttttcttcctctgttatTTGTGACTAACAAAATTTcagtgattttattattattaaaataacagtGCTATGTCCTCATAATTTTGAAATGTACTGTGTCACATAACACAGATACAGATTTACACATACGTGTACTGTATTACTTCCAGGTTCAAACATGATTATGAAGAACCACTTTAGATTTCAGATCTACCAAAGAAATCTGCTGCAGATTTCCAGACTCCTCATATCTACCTGATGCATGCTTTACCTCCCACTAATCTGCTGCCCAACAAATTGATCTTGCCATTGTTTATTAACATCTTTTGTCCAGAACCTTCAAGAGGCAGAGAGATATTATAGTGCTTTCTGGCAGTAGCGATCTCGGTGAACATTACAATTCTACCATGAAAAGATTTAATCATCACAGGTTGGATACCAGCCTTTCAAATACATCTGAGTCGCAAAGAGTGCAGGTCTGTTTAAAGGAAACAATTATAAATACTTCCACCTGTGCACAAGGGCAACTTGCCAATCTCAAAATGGAGAGAAGCACAAGCCTCCATTCAATTTACACTGCGTTTTAGCCTCAAAAATAAAGTAGCTACTGCTTAACAGAGTTCCATTTTGAGCAGAACTGGATACGTCCAATATACGGCGTCCATCTCTTTCATTCAGTCCATGGCTACCGGCTGCATCCCCTCCACATCCCGACACTTGGAGTTCACTAGCTCCCTACGAATCTCTGGAGAGATCTGAGCATGGCTGTGACACTTGAGCAACTCCAACAGGGCCTCTTTCTGCTCAGAGGACAAATCCTCCTTGTAGCGCTGCACAAAGGTCAAGAAACACTGGTGCCAGAGGACAGGGAGGGTACGCTGGTCTGCCCGGAAGGATAAGAAGTGAAAGACCAAGGCATCCACAACACGGAAAGGCAAGGCATATTTCTTGTCAATGAGCAGACGGAGGAAGATGCTgttggcaccactgtactccatctCAGCAATCTTTAGCATCGCAGCCCTGTCAGtgtgagaggaagaagagaagtgaGGTTTTGAACATTGAACAATATACCAATGGCCAAAAGGAAGATACAAGGGGCCAAAAGTGTCCATTGGGGAAGTATGATGCAAATACTAGCTCAGAGAAATGAACACAGGATTCATGTTTGCTTTGAAAGATGGAGCTTGCCTTTGTAACAATGAGGAAGCAATGAGGAGAATGCAGCCAGGGAAATGGCTAGCCTAACAAGCACCAGAAATGGCAGTTCAGTCTTGTCACTGAATGTACAAATAGCCACAATGAGGCCTGCCAACTTCTTTGCTCACTGTACTCCCATGTCTTTGGCAGTAGCCTACTTTGCACAGGTCAAGCATCTGAAGCTTCTCCCATCACCTATTTCGAGCTGCTTTTCCTGTTATTGTTCCCCAATAAATATCATTATGAGAAAACATAGGTGGCCTAAACCCGAAGTATAACTTACGTAGCACTTCTGGGCACTGAGGAAGGATAGGAAAAGCAAGGGTAGGGAAACAGTTTGATAGAACAGACCAGATCCCCACCCCTATATATGGGCCGGATGATGTCAGAAAGCATCACTCTATCCCCTAATAACAGTGGTTCTTTGGTGATCTGTTCAAGGTAGTTCTGGCTTAATTGACCATTCATCTTCCTTATTTGGAGAGAAAGATGCAATCAGGTAGAGATGCCAGCAGAGTGCCAGCAGAAGGCGCTGTGCTCTCCACTCACCTTCCCAGCACAAGGAAGATAAGCTAATTCCAAGTCACAGAGGTCCTATCTAGACGTACTCTCTCTTCTGAGGGAACAGGACTTTAAGTAACCTCTGTGGACTGGATGAGGGACCCTGGCAAGCCAGAACAGGCTCACTATGCAGAGAGTTCCATTCCCCTGATGCAGACAAATAAGGCAAAGTTTCAGTCTAGCAGGTACTCCTGAGCTGGTTGTTTCTTTGTTGACACCAGAGACACGCTCCATCCAGCTAGACTTCGGAGAACATTCCATCAGGAACAAATACACATAAGCATAGGAGAAACTGCTATCTGCTCCCTCCCATTCTAATGCACTTGCCTTCCTACCCTCAGATTAGCCCAGCGCTCCTTACCCAGAATGAAGAACAGGGATAGAACACTTGGTGAGGATGCTGCCAATAATGATTGCTTCCCGAAGCGTGCATGTCCCTGACTCGCACAAGGGGAGGAGGATTCctagggggaaaggaggaaggattATAGAGCCATCCCTATCAAAGCACATAAAGGACAGCATCAACAGTTCAaaccatattaaaaataaataagtccagAGCAACAAGATCATTTAactttcaatggggaaaatcctgCTGGCATAAATTTAGATTGGcaaatggaaatgtttaatttaaactaaCGGAAAGCTTCCCATCCTGCCATTTCTGGCTCCAAGGGTCCTAAgcatcccttttgccctggggaagcttttggggGGTCTCAGGATGGGGATTGGAGGCTTtaatagcaaaaaagaaaagaaaaaaagaaaatcactgctggatcacTGCTGGTGGGACCAGGACAACTGGCAGTGTCCTTTGACTATCCACAGGCAAAAGGGAACTCTAGGGAATCTCGGAACCTGGAGGGAGGCGAGATGTGAAACTTTACATTAGTTTAAGTTAAGTATTTCCAGTGCCTGATCTGAGCTACTCTGATATAAATTTTAAGATAAATTTTAGCTTTTGCTCACTATCTTAAAGGATGACCAACCAGAAATCACAGAGGTATGCAATGGATTCAGGTACACTGCTGGTGTGGCATACATACTCACACCAGCATGTTGTTCAACATTGCAATATAGCAAATTTAAGAATGTTATCATGAGACTCACCCAAACTCATTCAGGATGAAACTAGACACAACCACAGCAGACTCATCTCTTTAAGTATAAAGTTACCTCTTGGCAGGAATGGAACAGAACCAATGAGGCAACATGGGTAAGAGGTGCTGAATTCTTACTTTGCACCTGTCTCTTATCACCCCGCAGCACCTTTCCCTGATGTGTTGCTTCCAGATGGGTTCACTTTCACTACTGGAGTCAGAGAAAAGACTGCCATTGGATTACAGGCTGCATGAAGTAAGTGGCAGGGCAAGGGAGGTTTTCAGCGACAGTTGAATTTCTCCAGTTCTAATccacattcttttctttctgcacatTTTTTACTATAATTTTGTTCCATATTCACTCTTCTCCTCTTATCTTCTCTCCTTCACCCTTTTGGTACTCAGTCCTGTACTCCAAACCCACCTTAGCCAGCTTATTGTTATGATCAGTCTGCCAGCATGTGCAGTGTTCTACTCCTACTCAAATACAGCGATCTGCAGTCCCCTCCATACATCAAGGCTCACTACTGCCACCTTACCTTGTAGCAAAGCATGTACCAGTCCTGACCTATCCCTAGTTTAATCTACTTAAAACTGTACATCAATGTTTCTGTCAATGTGCATCAGAAAGCATCTTCTTGTGGTTCCATCTCGACCTAATTAAGTCACTTAATTCACCCAAGTTCTCCTTCTGTCATCTTTAACCAGGCAGAAGCCATTCTGTTAAGCCACAGTAGAGGTGGAGATGGGAAACAAAGGCATTCCATCAGCTCTTTTGAGACCAGCTCCTTTAGCTTCCTCCAATCCTGTTTCTGTTCCAGCACATAAAGACTCAGTAACTTAAGAACTAACATCCGAGGTTGCTTCCAattccttttccttccatctACTGCCTTTTAAAGTGCATGGCAGAAAGTGGCTTTATTACTATACTTTGTGTAAAATGATTTGGGCATCCTTTTTATTTGAAGAGCAAAATGGAaatccccattttttaaaaaaatgtgattggTCCTATTCCACCAGAGCTATCTTTCTTTAGCAGCAGAACATGGAAGCAGTCATACCGACAAAATATAACAAATCTAAACCAAACACTTGTACAAAAGAAAGCTCTTGAAATTGAAATGCTACTAACTACACAAATATAATGAAATAACAGAACCCAGAAATAATTCTACATACTAAGTTGCTATCAtttaagtttcagctttcctCTTACCTTTGAACCAAGCTCCAGGCTTGAACAAAGCCTTTTTTAATGCCATATAGAGATGGAAATTGAGACGTTTGTATTCTGCAATGTCATCTCTAATGCGTGGAAGAAGCACCAGATTGTAGAACCTCTGGGCCATCCTCTCTTTGAGATTTGATGAGAAAATTCTAGGATGAGAAGCAAAGATACCAGGTTGAGGAAGGAAACAACTTATTAGCCTAACTGAGGAGCAGAGTACTCCCTTGTACAGACACCATACATGACATGTAATCACTGCAGCATACAAATGGCATCTTCCAAATTTAGACACTGAAGTTCACCCGTGCGcactattttacagtggtgcctcgcatagcgaggttaatccgttccggattaaccttcgctatgtgaaaacttcgttaaacggaaagtaaaaagccattaaacgatgtttaatgcattccaaatcggctgaaaactcactgtttagcgaagtcttcccatagctggcagccattttcgcacccttggtaagcgagggaagggcgcgaaaatgctgcgtgcggccatttcggctgttcccacggccattttggacccgccgaacaactgatccgcgggtcgcaaagcgaaggtcggtaagcgaaacgcttaccgaaattcgctatgcgagtttcgcccattggggccatcagtaagcaatcgcattagtgatcacggaaaccgcatcgctatgcgatttcgtcgttatacggtgcgctcattaagcgaggcaccactgtatttgcaaaattTCTATACCATCCTTCAACAGGTAAAATGAGGAAATTTAATAATATCAAGCAAAATTAGAATCCCAAACAATTAGaatgtgggtcctgatgatggcaattttaattgtattttaattgtattttaatcattttatttttattgtattgaattttaattattgtaagccgcccagagacctctgggtagagtgggcggcatataaattcaataaataaataaatatggtggcgctgtgggctaaccgcagaagcctgtgctgcagggtcagaagatccggcagtcgtaagatcgaatccacgcaacggaatgagcacccgtcgcttgtcccagctcccgccaacctagcggttcgaaagcatgggaaggtaaacagcgttccgtgtctaaatcacactggccacgtgaccacggaaagattgtcttcggacaaaacgctggctctatggcttgaagagcgggatgagcgccgccccctagagtcggacacgactgggcaaaaaattgtcaaggggaacctttactttactaAAATGTCGGACGCAGCAGAAAAGCCACATCCTAAGCATCTTTGGCGCTCATAACATTTTATATGAGATTCCAGGGAGAAAATCACACTTACCATCTATATAacagaatacagtgatgcctcacttaacaattacctcgttaaatgacaaatccgcttgccgattaggtttttgcgatcgcaaaatgatgttctaatgggaaaaaaccgctttatgatgatcggttccctgcttagggaaccgatttttcgctttactacgatcaaaacagctgattgtcgggtttccaaaatggctgcctgctgtgcaaaatggctcccagctgtttttaggatggatttttcgctatacagggagcagaaaatgtccgccctttggaggatcttcgctggacgagcaggtatttcgcccattggaacgcactgaatggttttcaatgcatttcaatgggcttttttatttcgctttagaaagatttcgttctacagcaatttcgctggaacagattaacgtcgtcaagcgaggcaccactgtattaatcttTGCAATGGCAATGGCAGTGATTTTCAGCAAATTACATGTGCACTGTGTCTGCAGTGAAAAGGAAGAGGAACCAAAGCACCATGTGGGAGAACAAGGAATGTACATCAGATGTTGCAAGAAAGGTGAGACTCAAACGAATAGTGACAGTCTGTGGGATGAGAAGCGGGAAGAGCAATGGCACTGTCGTAAATAACAGAGTCACACAGAGCATCCCACCTTGTTGCCTGGTACATGGCAGCTGCTGTCCACGTTTCTGGCTCTGTGATATAAAGGATCTGCTCCCAGTTGGACAACGCTGGGATAATCTTGAATGCTTTGGGTAATTTTCCACTCCTGTATTTTGACAGCACCTTCAAAAAGATTCAGATATAGTTGAAAACCAGAGACAGATCAGCAAAATTGCTTTAGACTTCTATTAACTGTTCACAAGGGCTTTTATGAAAATACTTTCAGCACCATTCAGAGATTTCCTCAAGCATTAGTACAAACCCATTAACATTCAGATCTAACACGTTTTCTTAAAATGCAACGTCAGGGCAGCACAGAGTAAGAACTATTTTCCCCAAGCCCGCTGCAGCAGTACATCAGCAAAAGGCAATAGTAGTACAAGAATTATGATTTCTAGGGTTTACGGCTCTTGGCTTTAGGATCACAGGCACACGCGTGCATACGCgcgcgcacagagagagagagagagagagagaggagagacatGTGAGcataataaagagagagaaaatacatacattttgcacaaaaactaGTTTTACCTCTCTGACACCCTTGTAGACTTCTAGGACACGAGGGTTGAGCTGTGGCATGAGGCAACCAGATATTTCAGACATTACAGTCTCCACCTCTGTCTGCTTCTCTGTTATCTTCTCCATGATAATGTCTGCCAAGGTGCGTCTAAtggaaacaaaataagaaaaagaaaacaaaataaagtgaaGAATTTCAAAACTCTCTCCTCAGCAAAACAAGAAGTAAAGGTAGCAATTGGATAGATTGCTTCTCTGCTGTCGAACTAGATAGGATAAATGCTCAGTTAGTCTTCTTCTCTAAACAGGGATAATCATATGGGGGAAAGCAATTCAAAAGACTACAGTGGACACAAAATGACAACGTCCTTAATACCACCATCAAACATGTTTGCTCGAGGAAACTGGTCAGCAAACCTACAGACAGAGGAACTGCTGCATTTTTTGGTATGCCATTTGCATTATTTCCGATACATAAGCCAGAGCAGGCAGCTCTTGGAAAGTTGTAAAAATGAGCATTCtaatacattatttttttaatgtttatttacaAATACATGATGCCAAAGACAGAGGCTAGCCTCACTCTATACCGTGCAAAGACGTGTTTTTGCATACGAGGAACAAAAATGAGTTAGttagaaataaattaataaaaggaATAGAAGCAATCTGCAGTCCCTAAGTTTCTGTCCTCTGCTGCAGTTTGCAGAGACAGAATACTGTATTATCATTTTGAGGTGTCTGCATAATGCTGAAAAAAACAGGTTGAGACTGGGACCTCTAGTGACCCATATCAACAGCAATATGGCTTGTTAGGTACTGAAATCACTGTCTAATGGCTGAGAAAACATGAATGAAAACCAAAACATATCCTGCAGCTGGATGCAGCATggctttctttgtttcattcttgaGGATCTGAGGAATTCATGACAATGCTCTGCATTACCTTCCTTAAGCCCAGTCGTCATGTCATGCTTGAATTAAATATCCTTGAAGGGCCTGCTGATGGAtataatccccttcatggattgctgcctagtcgtggcgaaggggcttgagtaactcagagaagctatgggctatgccgtgcagggacacccaagacggacaggacatagtggagagttccgactaaacgcaatccacctggagtaggaaatggcaatgccactccagtatctttgccaagaacgccccatgatcagaaacaaaaggctaaaagacatgacgctggaagatgggcccctcaggtcggaaggcgtccaacatgctactgaggaagagtggaggacaagtacaagtagctccagagctaatgaagtggttgtgccaaagccgaaaggacgctcagctgtggacgtgcctggaagtgaaaggaaagtccaatgctgcaaagaaaaatactgcataggaacctggaatgtaagatctaggaatgttgggaagctggaagtggtcaaacaggagatagcaagaataaacatcgacatcctgggcatcagcgaactaaaatggacaggaatgggggaattcaattcagatgattatcatatctactattgtgggcaagaatgccgtagaaggaatggaaccatcccaaagaaaaggaaatgcaagaaagcaaagtgtgtcTCCAActaggtcttacaaatagcagagaggagaagggaaacaaaatgcaagggagatagggaaagctacagaaaattgaaggcagacttccaaagaatagcaaggagaggcaagagggccttcttaaatgaacaatgcaaagaaatagaggaaaataacagaaaaggaaaaaccagaaatctgttcaggaaaattggagatattcgaGAAACATAtcatgcaaagatgaacatgataaaggacaaaaatgggagggacctaagagaagcagaagacatcaagaagaggtagcaagaatacacagaggaattatatcagaaagagttggatataccggacaacccagacaatgtagttgctgaccttgagccagacatcctggagagtgaagtcaagtgggacttagaaagcctggctaacaataaggccagtggaggtgatgacattccagtggaactatttaaaatcttaaaagatgacgctgttaaggtgctacattcaatatgccagcaagtttggaaaactcaacagtggccagaggactggaaaagatcagtctacatccaatcccaaagaaaggcagtgccaaagaatgctccaactaccgcacaattgcactcatttcccacgctagcaaggttatgctcaaaatcctacaaggtaggcttcagcagtatgtggaccgagaactcccaaaagtacaagctggattccgaaggggcagaggaacttgagaccaaattgctaacatgcgctggattatggagaaagccagagagttccagaaaaatatctacttctgcttcattgactatgcaaaagcctttgactgtgtgaaccacaacaaactatggcaagtccttaaagaaatgggagtgcctgaccaccttgtctatctcctgagaaacctatatgtgggacaggaagcaacagttagaactggatatggaacaactgattggttcaaaattgggaaaggaggacgacaaggctgtatattgtctccctgcttatttaacttatatgcagaatacatcatgcggaaggctggactggaggaatcccaagccggaattaagattgccggaagaaatatcaacaacctcagatatgcagatgataccactctgatggcagaaagtgaggaggaattaaagaaccttgtaatgagggtgaaagaggagagtgcaaaaa
This sequence is a window from Pogona vitticeps strain Pit_001003342236 chromosome 4, PviZW2.1, whole genome shotgun sequence. Protein-coding genes within it:
- the BYSL gene encoding bystin yields the protein MPKVKRARGSGGAGATGNVSLAEQIIQSDSVKPITRVKRRGKAGKQGGGDGDTDDYVDEKLSRRILEQARIQQEELEAEHGPAGGDEPKKRTTVLGPVSKDGDSDDDDDEWPSLERAAALEKGECCEEVTVNPEDEKAIEMFMNKNPPVRRTLADIIMEKITEKQTEVETVMSEISGCLMPQLNPRVLEVYKGVREVLSKYRSGKLPKAFKIIPALSNWEQILYITEPETWTAAAMYQATRIFSSNLKERMAQRFYNLVLLPRIRDDIAEYKRLNFHLYMALKKALFKPGAWFKGILLPLCESGTCTLREAIIIGSILTKCSIPVLHSGAAMLKIAEMEYSGANSIFLRLLIDKKYALPFRVVDALVFHFLSFRADQRTLPVLWHQCFLTFVQRYKEDLSSEQKEALLELLKCHSHAQISPEIRRELVNSKCRDVEGMQPVAMD